The Paenibacillus macerans genome includes a window with the following:
- a CDS encoding aspartyl-phosphate phosphatase Spo0E family protein: MATSMYRETRPKHKKVSNELKATIENLRSELMNAAVEDNFSSGAILELSQRLDHYIVMAQNQMLGK, encoded by the coding sequence ATGGCGACATCAATGTATAGGGAAACCCGACCAAAACATAAAAAAGTAAGCAACGAGCTCAAAGCGACGATCGAAAATCTGCGCTCTGAGCTGATGAACGCCGCGGTGGAGGACAACTTCAGCAGCGGCGCTATATTGGAGTTAAGCCAGCGTCTGGATCATTACATCGTGATGGCCCAAAATCAGATGCTGGGCAAATAA
- a CDS encoding ABC transporter ATP-binding protein: MTDVLLDVAIRKAGYEPGKAAIENVSLQVRPGRLTGLIGPNGAGKSTTLKAILGLLPYAEAEVRFRGGSERYAYIPEHPVYFDTLTLWEHLGLAAAVYGMEEHSFEQGAGLLLEKFRMTKVKDHLPDGFSKGMRQKMMLMVGFLGRPDVYIVDEPFIGLDPRATKDFLGLLEEERRRGAGVLMSTHVLDTAERICDDFILVSDGRTKAGGTLDDIRAAASLPGASLFDCFDALT, from the coding sequence GTGACAGATGTACTATTGGACGTGGCGATCCGCAAGGCCGGATACGAGCCCGGGAAGGCCGCGATCGAGAACGTTTCGCTTCAGGTGAGGCCGGGGCGGCTGACCGGGCTGATCGGCCCCAACGGGGCGGGGAAAAGCACGACATTAAAGGCCATTCTCGGCCTGCTGCCTTACGCGGAAGCCGAGGTGCGGTTTCGCGGCGGGTCCGAGCGGTACGCTTATATTCCGGAGCATCCCGTCTATTTTGACACGTTAACGTTATGGGAGCATCTGGGCCTGGCCGCGGCCGTTTACGGCATGGAGGAGCATAGCTTCGAACAGGGGGCGGGGCTGTTGCTGGAAAAGTTCCGTATGACGAAAGTGAAGGATCATCTTCCGGACGGGTTCTCCAAGGGCATGCGCCAGAAAATGATGCTGATGGTCGGATTTCTCGGCCGCCCGGACGTTTATATCGTCGACGAGCCCTTTATCGGGCTGGATCCGCGGGCGACCAAGGATTTTCTCGGCCTGCTGGAAGAAGAGCGGCGGCGCGGCGCCGGCGTGCTGATGTCCACGCACGTCCTGGATACGGCGGAGCGGATCTGCGACGATTTTATTCTCGTGTCGGACGGCCGCACCAAAGCCGGCGGGACGCTGGATGATATCCGCGCCGCCGCTTCGCTGCCGGGGGCGTCGCTGTTCGACTGCTTCGACGCTTTGACTTAA
- a CDS encoding ABC transporter permease, with product MKNITSITVNRLFFRRWRDRLGLQLGALRSTFDLTILLYIGIPGLLLGGRAYYGLWRDELPAWLVSLPFAAVPVLLLFLVYSIGGLSLYIEAADVLFLRQRPRWVKGLLLRGWMLSMARQAAVLCAVFAVLSPLLVRVFGMSWPSVAAWCAVAYGLKAVQMLLANLLGVLTTGWRRIIYSWLSYGLLSAVFSVWAFAAGASEEAANFLLALLAAALLAAVLAGWRFRLKGRFDAEVREEERQKTKLIALLLAPAVDAPKAPKPGARPWLFRRWRKLLPSRSPQARTAEALVKAFFRGGELKLYGQLVLAGLAAVVLPPYPVNAIVYIALIFLLMYWLSGHLRAFFARDAMRMLNPGEMLEYRTAVPAMTLLLLPGLVCFTAGLGLTLYPPLWGGPGAILCGVLLAIVLGGFYGKIGILLLRRA from the coding sequence ATGAAAAATATTACTTCCATAACCGTAAACCGGTTGTTCTTCCGCAGGTGGAGGGATCGTTTGGGGCTGCAGCTCGGCGCCCTGCGCAGCACTTTTGATCTGACGATCTTGCTGTATATCGGCATCCCCGGGCTGCTGCTGGGGGGGCGGGCCTACTACGGGCTCTGGCGGGACGAGCTCCCGGCCTGGCTCGTTTCGCTGCCGTTTGCGGCCGTTCCGGTGCTGCTGCTGTTCCTGGTGTACTCCATTGGCGGGCTGTCCCTTTATATCGAAGCCGCCGACGTATTGTTTCTCAGGCAGCGCCCCCGCTGGGTCAAGGGGCTGCTGCTGCGCGGATGGATGTTGTCCATGGCAAGGCAGGCCGCGGTATTGTGCGCGGTTTTTGCGGTGTTAAGCCCGCTGCTGGTTCGGGTGTTCGGGATGAGCTGGCCCTCCGTCGCCGCCTGGTGTGCCGTGGCGTACGGCCTCAAAGCCGTGCAGATGCTGCTGGCCAATTTGCTGGGCGTCTTGACCACAGGCTGGCGGCGCATCATATATAGCTGGCTGTCCTACGGCTTGCTGAGCGCCGTTTTTTCGGTTTGGGCCTTCGCTGCGGGGGCGTCAGAGGAAGCGGCAAACTTCCTGCTTGCGCTGCTGGCCGCCGCGCTGTTAGCGGCGGTGCTTGCAGGGTGGAGGTTCCGGCTGAAAGGGCGGTTTGATGCCGAAGTCCGCGAAGAGGAGCGGCAAAAAACGAAGCTGATCGCGCTTTTGCTGGCTCCTGCCGTCGATGCGCCGAAAGCGCCGAAGCCGGGGGCGAGGCCCTGGCTGTTCCGGCGCTGGCGCAAGCTGCTGCCGTCGCGCAGCCCGCAGGCGCGGACCGCGGAAGCGCTCGTCAAAGCTTTTTTTCGCGGCGGCGAGCTGAAGCTGTACGGGCAATTGGTCCTGGCCGGCCTGGCCGCGGTTGTGCTTCCCCCTTATCCGGTGAATGCCATCGTGTATATCGCCCTGATTTTTTTGCTGATGTATTGGTTAAGCGGCCATCTGCGCGCTTTTTTCGCCAGGGATGCCATGAGGATGCTGAATCCCGGGGAAATGCTGGAGTACCGCACGGCGGTTCCGGCGATGACCCTGCTGCTGCTTCCCGGACTGGTTTGCTTTACGGCCGGGCTTGGGCTCACCTTGTATCCGCCGCTCTGGGGAGGCCCGGGGGCGATTCTCTGCGGCGTTTTGCTGGCGATCGTGCTGGGCGGCTTTTATGGAAAAATCGGGATCTTGCTTTTGCGCAGAGCGTAA
- a CDS encoding MDR family MFS transporter — MKTGLQRNYILLGLLLSTFLAAIEGTVIGPAGPRIVGDLGGAHLLSWVFTAYLLTMTVATPIFGKISDLYGRRPVFVISSLLFLAGSVLSGIAQNMEQLIGFRALQGIGAGGLLPVTFTIIGDIFSIEERAKIQGWISSVWGISSLVGPLLGGYFVDSLNWRWVFYFNIPFGLLSLFFIIKYLRERVEKRKVKIDIAGAITLTIGVGALLIGLATGGQQLPWSSPWMIFILALAACALILFFIVEKKASEPLVPLKLFRVRDIAYSNLASLVASALLIGLTSYLPLWVQGVRGESATASGLILAPMSIGWMLGSVLGSRMIITRGSRLTSLIGMAVVAAGAGGLAFMTEGTPLLPLLLFNALYGIGFGFSFAVFTIIAQSSVGYSLRGASNALNSFVKSIGQTIGVTAFGTLINLQIAAKTKDLAASGIEVSQNDIDQLLSPEKVHLLPRDLWSELKHVLGASLHSLFLVMAVLAVIGVLIVLGLRNRAPGTDEEQGEGAAESPDASGV; from the coding sequence TTGAAAACCGGGTTGCAACGCAATTATATTTTGCTGGGGCTGCTGCTTTCGACATTTCTGGCGGCGATCGAAGGAACGGTGATTGGGCCGGCCGGGCCGAGAATCGTCGGCGATCTGGGCGGGGCGCATCTGCTGAGCTGGGTGTTTACCGCTTATTTGCTGACGATGACCGTGGCGACGCCGATTTTCGGGAAAATCAGCGACCTTTACGGAAGACGGCCGGTGTTCGTCATCAGCTCGCTGCTGTTTTTGGCCGGTTCGGTATTGTCCGGGATCGCCCAAAACATGGAGCAGTTGATCGGCTTCCGGGCCCTGCAGGGGATCGGCGCGGGCGGGCTGCTTCCGGTGACGTTTACGATCATCGGCGATATTTTTTCCATCGAAGAACGCGCCAAAATCCAGGGCTGGATCAGCTCCGTATGGGGGATTTCCTCGCTCGTCGGGCCGCTGCTTGGCGGGTATTTCGTCGATTCGCTCAACTGGCGGTGGGTGTTCTACTTTAATATACCGTTCGGCTTGCTGTCGTTATTTTTTATCATCAAATATTTGCGGGAGCGTGTGGAGAAGAGAAAGGTCAAAATCGATATTGCGGGCGCGATAACGTTAACGATCGGCGTCGGCGCTTTATTGATCGGACTGGCGACCGGCGGCCAGCAGCTCCCCTGGAGTTCGCCGTGGATGATCTTCATTCTGGCGCTTGCGGCTTGTGCGCTGATCCTCTTTTTTATCGTCGAGAAAAAAGCCTCCGAACCGCTCGTACCGCTGAAGCTGTTCCGGGTGCGGGACATCGCTTACTCGAACCTGGCCAGTCTCGTGGCCAGCGCCTTGCTGATCGGGCTGACCTCCTATTTGCCCTTGTGGGTGCAGGGGGTGCGCGGGGAAAGCGCCACCGCCTCGGGCCTGATCCTGGCGCCGATGTCCATCGGCTGGATGCTTGGCTCCGTGCTGGGCAGCCGGATGATTATTACTCGGGGCTCGCGCCTGACCTCCTTGATCGGGATGGCGGTGGTCGCCGCCGGCGCTGGCGGGCTCGCGTTCATGACGGAGGGGACGCCGCTGCTTCCGCTGCTGCTGTTTAACGCCTTGTACGGAATCGGCTTTGGCTTTTCGTTCGCCGTGTTTACGATCATCGCCCAGTCGTCGGTGGGGTATAGCTTGCGCGGCGCTTCCAACGCCCTGAACTCGTTCGTCAAATCGATTGGGCAAACGATCGGCGTCACCGCCTTCGGCACGCTGATCAATCTGCAAATCGCCGCCAAAACCAAAGACCTCGCCGCTTCCGGGATCGAGGTTTCTCAAAACGACATCGACCAGCTGCTGTCCCCGGAGAAGGTGCATCTGCTGCCGCGCGATCTGTGGAGCGAGTTAAAACACGTGCTTGGAGCCAGCCTGCATTCGTTGTTTCTGGTGATGGCGGTGTTGGCCGTGATCGGCGTGCTTATCGTATTGGGGCTGCGAAACCGGGCTCCGGGTACGGACGAGGAGCAGGGGGAAGGCGCGGCCGAATCGCCGGACGCTTCCGGAGTTTAA
- a CDS encoding Ig-like domain-containing protein: MSLFLKRLTAISFSCLLAWGGWPWSGMAAASAEQPDPGTPKVEWSFDYGQAFRTAKGKAVVSAADGGYVAVGDVSTISNSFGYVIKVDEHGRTLWEKTLDVEGDPDIEDVSVSEIIPVRDGGYLVGGSTMDRTERPATTIPYLAKLDDQGNVEWSRYYHLLDYTHFYAGSVSETADGGFAVTGYSANSGFLAPVYLLKVDREGNEVWHKTWWIGDNQFFNEVLSTSDGGVLAVGRIDSTATSDSDASLVVKVDANGNVEWEKQQVFPGSGRSAWSAQMTPDGNFIISGTMRQDGKQVQFVFKMDNSGEILWEKTYPFAEGRHFFEQLVSTPDGYALLGSNTTGDYPDQQTQYQVLRIDNDGEVTGDLRFASPGLDSVGKGTYTADGGFLMTGEIREKNSLPLMQLIKVAGEGQQPPADLQELRFGEPALELGVGERRPSVVQAVYADGTAVVITNQAVLTSLNPEIAAVDSDGFITGLSPGKAEIVAEYAGFSARLPVTVAVTDNPSETPGRFYLDSEDYSLMTGGELDIQALFTDEADQTSIVNGETRFTIADPDIAQVDEHGYLLGLKPGSTSVTAVYREHTFTASVLVVKPYAPVPVPEPTPVPMPAPAEPAALEPEVNDGPEVDEEPAVSKETVVSKEMVVSKDGGE; the protein is encoded by the coding sequence ATGTCGCTATTTTTGAAAAGACTAACTGCGATATCCTTCAGCTGCCTGCTGGCCTGGGGCGGTTGGCCCTGGAGCGGTATGGCCGCCGCGTCTGCGGAGCAGCCGGATCCGGGGACGCCGAAAGTCGAGTGGAGCTTCGATTACGGACAAGCTTTTAGAACGGCGAAAGGAAAAGCGGTTGTCTCCGCTGCGGACGGAGGATACGTTGCTGTCGGGGATGTATCCACCATTTCCAATTCTTTTGGTTACGTCATAAAAGTGGATGAACATGGCCGCACCCTATGGGAGAAAACCTTGGATGTTGAAGGAGATCCCGATATAGAAGACGTTTCGGTCTCTGAGATCATTCCTGTACGCGATGGCGGTTATTTGGTAGGCGGGTCAACGATGGACCGGACGGAAAGACCGGCAACCACCATTCCCTATTTGGCCAAGCTGGATGACCAGGGAAACGTCGAGTGGTCCCGCTACTACCACCTTTTGGACTACACTCATTTTTATGCTGGATCCGTAAGCGAGACTGCGGATGGCGGGTTCGCTGTTACGGGGTACAGCGCCAATTCCGGGTTTTTGGCTCCGGTTTACCTGCTGAAAGTGGACAGGGAAGGAAATGAGGTGTGGCATAAAACCTGGTGGATTGGTGACAACCAGTTTTTTAATGAAGTATTAAGCACTTCGGACGGAGGGGTACTGGCAGTCGGAAGAATCGACAGTACGGCAACTTCGGATTCCGACGCCTCCCTGGTCGTTAAAGTGGACGCGAACGGCAATGTGGAATGGGAAAAACAGCAAGTTTTTCCCGGCAGCGGCCGCTCCGCTTGGTCCGCACAGATGACGCCGGACGGGAACTTTATCATTTCCGGGACGATGCGTCAAGACGGAAAGCAGGTTCAGTTCGTATTCAAAATGGATAATAGCGGAGAGATCCTATGGGAAAAAACCTACCCGTTTGCGGAGGGAAGACATTTCTTTGAGCAGCTCGTTTCGACCCCGGATGGCTATGCATTGCTGGGAAGTAACACCACCGGCGACTATCCGGATCAGCAGACGCAGTATCAAGTTTTGCGGATCGACAACGACGGGGAAGTAACCGGAGATCTTCGGTTTGCAAGCCCGGGATTGGACTCGGTCGGGAAAGGTACGTACACCGCGGATGGCGGTTTTCTCATGACGGGTGAAATTAGAGAAAAGAACAGCCTTCCCTTGATGCAACTAATAAAGGTGGCGGGCGAAGGCCAGCAGCCTCCGGCAGATTTGCAGGAACTCCGGTTTGGCGAACCGGCCCTGGAGCTTGGCGTCGGCGAACGCCGGCCTAGCGTCGTTCAAGCGGTTTATGCGGATGGAACCGCGGTGGTCATTACGAACCAGGCCGTACTTACCTCGCTTAATCCAGAGATCGCCGCCGTGGATAGTGACGGATTTATTACCGGACTGTCCCCTGGGAAGGCGGAAATCGTCGCCGAATATGCAGGCTTCTCCGCAAGGCTGCCGGTGACGGTGGCTGTGACGGATAACCCTTCCGAAACGCCCGGGCGGTTTTACCTGGATTCGGAAGATTACTCACTGATGACAGGCGGTGAACTCGATATCCAAGCCCTCTTCACCGACGAGGCAGACCAAACCTCGATCGTCAACGGGGAAACCCGGTTTACGATCGCCGATCCCGACATCGCACAGGTGGACGAGCACGGCTATCTTCTCGGCCTTAAGCCAGGGTCCACTTCCGTGACAGCCGTTTACCGGGAGCATACCTTTACGGCCAGCGTGCTGGTCGTGAAGCCGTATGCACCGGTGCCAGTGCCGGAGCCCACGCCGGTGCCGATGCCAGCGCCGGCCGAACCGGCGGCTTTGGAGCCGGAAGTGAACGATGGGCCTGAGGTGGACGAAGAGCCTGCAGTGAGCAAAGAGACGGTGGTGAGTAAAGAGATGGTAGTGAGTAAAGACGGTGGTGAGTAA
- a CDS encoding energy-coupling factor transporter transmembrane component T family protein produces MKKLCSAGVPFQGLDPLSKLVALLCVAALSMHWDKAAPLSVMLLFLAGAARFGAGMPWGKLGRRMGYIAGFGVPLFAVTALAAPSSGEQISAGFLSIPLNSVSAAAAVCLRMFCLFMSSLIYIETTDPKQFVVMMTTRLKLPYRFVFGVSMALTFLPLLAEEGRVAADARKIRSARAPRGLTERLAQLRGRLLAVFAGAIRRIEQTAGAMDAKGFGAYPERTFLREAALSRGGVWLMAVSVICGAGLWFI; encoded by the coding sequence GTGAAAAAGCTGTGTTCGGCAGGCGTGCCGTTTCAGGGGCTGGACCCGCTGAGCAAGCTGGTCGCGCTGCTGTGCGTTGCGGCGCTGAGCATGCATTGGGACAAGGCAGCGCCGTTAAGCGTCATGCTGCTTTTTTTGGCAGGGGCCGCCAGGTTCGGGGCCGGGATGCCTTGGGGCAAGCTGGGAAGGCGAATGGGGTATATCGCCGGCTTCGGCGTTCCGTTGTTTGCCGTCACCGCCTTGGCCGCCCCTTCCTCCGGGGAGCAGATTTCCGCCGGATTCCTGTCAATCCCGTTAAACTCGGTCTCTGCGGCGGCGGCGGTATGCTTGCGGATGTTCTGCCTGTTTATGTCCTCGCTGATTTACATTGAAACGACGGACCCCAAACAATTCGTCGTTATGATGACGACCCGGCTCAAGCTGCCTTACCGCTTTGTGTTCGGCGTGTCGATGGCGTTGACGTTTTTGCCGCTGCTGGCCGAGGAGGGGCGGGTTGCCGCCGATGCGCGCAAAATCCGTTCCGCCAGAGCGCCCAGAGGGCTCACGGAACGTCTGGCGCAGCTTCGGGGACGGTTGCTGGCGGTGTTCGCCGGGGCGATCCGCCGGATCGAGCAGACTGCCGGGGCGATGGACGCCAAGGGCTTTGGAGCTTATCCGGAGCGGACGTTTTTGCGGGAGGCGGCTTTGTCCCGGGGCGGGGTGTGGCTGATGGCGGTCAGCGTGATCTGCGGCGCCGGATTATGGTTTATTTAG
- a CDS encoding alpha/beta hydrolase, with protein MIYTFGIAILLLAALISGGLPRYALRQITQMKLQTKERIYEYLEKTGVYSMERFDRLNKRQVQATSQDGLLLSGYVLEFFPESRRWMIIVHGYTVSLHASTQYIDMFRDAGFNILLIDQRRHGGSQGKYTTYGYYEKYDVQTWVNWILEHYGEQTEIGLHGQSLGGGTVLEYLSIAHPNVKFVIADCPYSDLTELMRHQFTKLNKLPAYPLLPLVNRLLQRKAGFRLDQVSPIKAVEKSRLPVLFIHGTDDNYVPTYMSKEMFRHKPEPKRLLLIEGAVHANAYGVDPKRYKAEVHSFIHEVLGAEMAAEAVTAAYLPSI; from the coding sequence ATGATCTACACTTTCGGCATCGCCATACTGCTGCTGGCCGCGCTGATCTCCGGCGGCCTGCCGCGCTACGCCCTTCGTCAGATCACCCAAATGAAACTGCAGACGAAAGAGCGCATCTATGAATATTTGGAGAAAACGGGCGTCTATTCCATGGAACGGTTTGACCGTCTGAACAAACGCCAAGTGCAGGCCACGTCTCAGGACGGCCTGCTGCTCAGCGGGTATGTGCTGGAATTTTTTCCGGAAAGCCGCCGCTGGATGATCATCGTTCACGGTTATACGGTTTCGCTCCACGCCTCAACGCAATATATCGACATGTTTCGCGACGCGGGCTTCAACATTTTGCTGATCGATCAGCGGCGTCACGGCGGCAGCCAAGGTAAATACACGACTTACGGGTATTATGAAAAATATGACGTGCAAACCTGGGTAAATTGGATTTTGGAACATTACGGGGAACAAACCGAAATCGGTCTGCATGGCCAATCCCTTGGCGGTGGAACCGTGCTGGAATATCTAAGCATCGCGCATCCGAACGTGAAGTTCGTCATTGCCGATTGCCCTTACTCCGATTTGACGGAGTTGATGCGGCATCAATTCACGAAGCTGAACAAGCTGCCGGCGTATCCGCTGCTGCCTTTGGTGAACAGGCTTTTGCAGCGCAAAGCAGGCTTCCGGCTCGATCAGGTCAGTCCGATCAAAGCGGTGGAAAAAAGCCGCCTGCCCGTTTTATTCATTCACGGGACGGATGATAACTACGTTCCCACCTACATGAGCAAAGAAATGTTCCGGCATAAACCGGAACCGAAAAGATTGCTGTTAATCGAAGGCGCGGTCCATGCCAACGCCTACGGCGTTGATCCGAAACGCTACAAAGCGGAGGTTCATTCCTTTATTCATGAAGTTCTTGGCGCGGAAATGGCGGCGGAAGCAGTAACGGCGGCTTATTTGCCCAGCATCTGA
- a CDS encoding MarR family winged helix-turn-helix transcriptional regulator encodes MLKTEEIGTDLSMHLYRVFAKSFKSVNEHAVTGSKIQGFNPTAFAVLEVLYYKGSQPIQQIGAKLLLQSGNVTYVIDKLETAGLLHRTPCPRDRRVIYAELTSKGQALMDQLYPEFANRIDYALSGLNDEEKHIMIDLLKKMGREAEKLAPLARKG; translated from the coding sequence ATGTTGAAAACCGAGGAAATCGGCACGGATTTGTCCATGCATTTGTACCGGGTTTTTGCCAAATCCTTCAAAAGCGTCAATGAACACGCCGTGACCGGAAGTAAGATCCAGGGCTTCAACCCGACGGCCTTTGCCGTGTTGGAGGTGTTGTATTACAAGGGCTCGCAGCCGATCCAGCAAATCGGCGCCAAGCTGCTGCTGCAAAGCGGCAACGTGACTTACGTGATCGACAAGCTGGAAACGGCGGGTCTGCTGCACCGCACCCCCTGCCCGCGCGACCGGCGCGTTATTTACGCGGAGCTTACCTCCAAAGGGCAAGCGCTGATGGACCAGCTGTATCCCGAATTTGCCAACCGGATCGATTATGCCTTAAGCGGCCTGAACGATGAAGAGAAACACATTATGATCGATCTGCTGAAAAAGATGGGACGCGAAGCGGAAAAGCTGGCCCCGCTGGCGCGTAAAGGTTAA
- a CDS encoding ECF transporter S component, producing the protein MNESTKKNAFAKFTTLDIVLMAMLAAANAVMTVYLSPVNQALNGLGGPIATSTITGLYMIYGLLAYYIIRKPGTGLITYGIGAVVQSFMGSAYGIVSCFAAAACYLVIAEGIFALTRYKNWGWPVMLVTGGAMVPVWFFFAAQMFGYTKWGTGVLLIALVVRTLSGVVFCGLLTKLIGDGLARSGLLRRFTAGQGAKSLT; encoded by the coding sequence ATGAACGAATCGACGAAAAAAAACGCTTTTGCCAAATTTACCACGCTGGATATCGTGCTGATGGCTATGCTGGCGGCGGCGAACGCGGTGATGACCGTGTATTTGTCGCCGGTTAATCAAGCTTTGAACGGGCTGGGGGGACCTATCGCCACTTCGACGATTACCGGTTTGTACATGATTTACGGATTGCTGGCCTATTACATTATCCGCAAGCCGGGGACAGGGCTGATCACCTACGGGATCGGGGCGGTGGTGCAGTCGTTTATGGGCTCCGCCTACGGCATCGTTTCCTGTTTTGCCGCCGCGGCGTGTTATCTTGTGATTGCCGAGGGGATTTTTGCGCTGACGCGTTATAAAAATTGGGGCTGGCCGGTGATGCTGGTGACCGGAGGCGCGATGGTGCCGGTTTGGTTTTTCTTTGCCGCGCAGATGTTCGGCTATACGAAATGGGGAACCGGGGTGCTGTTGATTGCGCTCGTGGTCCGGACTTTGAGCGGAGTTGTTTTTTGCGGGCTGCTGACGAAACTGATCGGCGATGGGTTGGCGCGCAGCGGACTGCTGCGCCGGTTTACGGCCGGCCAAGGGGCGAAAAGTCTGACATGA
- a CDS encoding ABC transporter ATP-binding protein, whose protein sequence is MTAPAFDLERVGYSFEAGAKPALQEVTLRAEAGEWIAVAGASGSGKSVLAQLLSGYLPRSGGGVRTGRLLVFGADPAEADIAAVAQRIGVVFQDPDAQLVQGRVEDEVAFGPENLRVPAAGIERRVAEALAAVQLTPQRMARVHALSGGQRQRTAIAAALALEPPLLVFDEPAASLDAAARTRLLALLRRLHREGRTVVTLSGRIDELAAAAARLVVLDAGTVVMDGPAGELIRGERARMEGLGLLPPGAAAAPGAGAADLVPLLAASKAAGLPPPPLAPAPQTAPAAPPVPAVPPVPAAPSVPTASPAPADPLLEVRGLTFAYAPKSAPVLTGIDLTLGPGEWRLLCGENGSGKTSLSRLLMGLLRPPKGAVFWQGKDAARLSLYKLAADIGYVFQQPEQQFVAATVWDELLYGPRCQLRLRKRDPLPEELRQRALELLETIGLRDKADVSPYLLSGGEKRLLSIAASMISPKKLYILDEPTAGIDYNGVRMLIALCRQALTGGASLIVITHEPGLFAGNPVHQWSMCEGRLEAAD, encoded by the coding sequence ATGACGGCCCCGGCCTTTGATTTGGAGCGGGTCGGCTACAGCTTTGAGGCGGGGGCAAAGCCGGCGCTGCAGGAGGTAACGCTCCGCGCGGAAGCCGGGGAATGGATTGCCGTAGCGGGAGCAAGCGGCAGCGGCAAATCGGTGCTGGCCCAGTTGCTGAGCGGGTATCTCCCGCGCTCCGGGGGCGGCGTGCGGACGGGCCGGCTGCTCGTCTTCGGCGCTGACCCCGCGGAGGCGGACATCGCCGCCGTAGCCCAGCGCATCGGGGTCGTGTTTCAGGACCCCGACGCACAGCTCGTGCAGGGCCGGGTCGAAGACGAGGTCGCCTTCGGCCCGGAAAACCTGCGCGTGCCCGCCGCCGGCATCGAGCGGCGGGTCGCGGAGGCGCTGGCGGCGGTGCAGCTGACGCCGCAGCGGATGGCGCGCGTGCACGCGCTGTCCGGCGGCCAGCGCCAGCGCACCGCGATTGCAGCGGCGCTGGCGCTGGAGCCGCCGCTGCTCGTGTTTGACGAGCCGGCGGCCAGCCTGGACGCCGCCGCGAGGACGCGGCTGCTGGCGCTGCTGCGCCGCCTGCACCGCGAAGGCCGGACCGTCGTGACGCTGTCCGGCCGGATCGACGAGCTCGCGGCGGCGGCGGCGCGGCTCGTCGTGTTGGACGCCGGCACCGTCGTCATGGACGGTCCGGCGGGCGAGCTCATCCGCGGCGAACGCGCGCGGATGGAGGGTTTGGGGCTGCTGCCGCCAGGTGCAGCAGCAGCCCCGGGCGCGGGCGCGGCGGACCTTGTACCGCTGCTGGCGGCATCTAAAGCGGCCGGCCTGCCGCCCCCGCCGCTTGCCCCCGCCCCGCAGACTGCCCCCGCCGCGCCGCCCGTGCCCGCCGTGCCGCCCGTGCCCGCTGCGCCGTCCGTGCCTACCGCGTCGCCCGCCCCCGCCGACCCGCTGCTCGAGGTGCGGGGCCTGACCTTCGCCTACGCTCCAAAAAGCGCGCCGGTGCTCACAGGCATCGACCTGACGTTAGGCCCGGGCGAATGGCGGCTGCTCTGTGGCGAAAATGGCTCCGGCAAAACGTCCTTGTCCCGGCTCCTCATGGGGCTGCTCCGTCCGCCCAAAGGCGCCGTCTTTTGGCAGGGCAAGGATGCGGCCAGACTGTCCCTGTACAAGCTCGCGGCGGACATCGGCTACGTCTTCCAGCAGCCGGAGCAGCAGTTCGTTGCCGCGACCGTGTGGGACGAGCTGCTGTATGGGCCGCGCTGCCAGCTGCGCCTAAGGAAACGCGATCCGCTGCCGGAGGAGCTGCGCCAAAGGGCGCTCGAGCTGCTCGAAACGATCGGGCTTCGAGATAAGGCCGACGTTTCGCCGTATCTGCTGAGCGGAGGGGAGAAGCGTCTGCTCAGCATCGCAGCGTCGATGATCAGCCCCAAAAAACTGTATATCCTCGACGAGCCAACGGCCGGCATCGATTATAACGGCGTGCGTATGCTGATCGCTCTTTGCCGTCAGGCTCTGACCGGCGGCGCTTCGCTGATCGTAATCACCCATGAGCCAGGGCTTTTCGCCGGGAACCCGGTCCATCAGTGGTCGATGTGCGAAGGTAGATTGGAGGCAGCGGATTGA
- a CDS encoding GNAT family N-acetyltransferase → MYKCGGNIPVLESERLRLRRMERGDAEVMFRYWSDPEVTRYMNVSAFASVEEAWDMINLLNGLSESEDAMRFGIELKEEGKLIGSCGYNAWEQSGAYRGEIGYDLGREYWGRGYMSEALRLLLAYGYDTMGLNRIEALVEPENAGSLKLLLSFGFKEEGLLREYQQTEKGFVDLLMYSLLKKEYVKSI, encoded by the coding sequence ATGTACAAATGCGGCGGGAATATCCCTGTCCTGGAAAGCGAAAGGCTGAGGTTAAGGAGAATGGAGCGCGGCGACGCCGAGGTGATGTTCCGTTATTGGAGCGATCCGGAAGTGACCCGGTACATGAACGTATCAGCGTTTGCCTCCGTGGAGGAAGCCTGGGACATGATCAATTTGCTGAACGGATTGTCCGAAAGCGAGGATGCGATGCGTTTTGGCATCGAGCTGAAGGAAGAAGGGAAGCTGATCGGCAGCTGCGGATATAATGCTTGGGAACAGTCCGGGGCTTATCGCGGCGAGATCGGATATGATCTCGGACGGGAATACTGGGGGCGCGGATATATGTCGGAGGCGCTAAGGCTGCTATTGGCCTATGGCTACGACACGATGGGGCTCAACCGGATCGAAGCGCTTGTGGAGCCGGAAAACGCCGGATCGCTCAAGCTGTTGCTATCTTTTGGGTTTAAGGAGGAAGGGCTGCTGCGGGAATACCAGCAGACGGAAAAGGGGTTTGTCGACCTGCTGATGTACTCGTTGCTCAAAAAAGAGTACGTAAAAAGTATTTAA